A window from Bubalus kerabau isolate K-KA32 ecotype Philippines breed swamp buffalo chromosome 5, PCC_UOA_SB_1v2, whole genome shotgun sequence encodes these proteins:
- the LOC129652465 gene encoding pregnancy-associated glycoprotein 2-like encodes MKWLVLLGLVLVALSECIVIMPLTKTKTMREILREKNLLNNFLEEQANRMSDDSASDPKLSTHPLRNALDMAYVGNITIGTPPKEFRVVFDTGSSDLWVPSIKCISPACYTHITFDHHKSSTFRLTRRPFHILYGSGMMNGVLAYDTVRIGKLVSTDQPFGLSLQQFGFDNAPFDGVLGLSYPSLAVPGTIPIFDKLKQQGAISEPIFAFYLSTHKENGSVLMLGGVDHSYHKGKLNWIPVSRTKSWLITMDRISMNGRVIGCEHGCEALVDTGTSLIHGPAGPVTNIQKFIHAMPYGSEYMVSCPVISILPPVIFTINGIDYSVPAEAYIQKISNSLCLSTFHGDDTDKWILGDVFLRLYFSVYDRGNNRIGLAPAV; translated from the exons ATGAAGTGGCTTGTGCTCCTCGGGCTGGTGCTGGTGGCCCTCTCAGAGTGCATAGTCAT AATGCCTCTAACTAAAACGAAGACAATGCGAGAAATCCTGAGGGAAAAAAACTTGCTGAACAATTTCCTGGAGGAACAAGCCAATAGAATGTCTGATGATTCTGCTAGTGACCCCAAATTATCTACTCACCCCCTGAGGAACGCACTGGAT ATGGCCTATGTGGGTAACATCACCATTGGAACACCCCCTAAGGAGTTCCGGGTTGTCTTTGACACAGGCTCATCTGACTTGTGGGTGCCCTCCATCAAGTGCATCAGTCCTGCCTGTT ATACACATATTACCTTCGACCATCACAAATCTTCCACCTTCCGGCTTACGCGCAGGCCCTTCCACATCCTCTACGGATCTGGGATGATGAACGGAGTTCTTGCCTATGACACTGTTCGG ATCGGGAAACTTGTCAGCACTGACCAGCCGTTTGGCCTAAGCCTGCAGCAATTCGGGTTTGATAACGCACCCTTTGATGGTGTCCTGGGCTTGTCCTACCCCAGCCTCGCTGTCCCAGGAACCATCCCCATCTTTGACAAGCTGAAGCAACAAGGTGCCATTTCTGAGCCTATCTTTGCCTTCTACTTGAGCAC CCACAAGGAGAATGGCAGTGTGTTGATGTTAGGTGGGGTGGACCACTCCTACCACAAGGGAAAGCTCAACTGGATACCAGTGTCCCGAACCAAAAGCTGGCTAATAACTATGGACCG CATCTCCATGAATGGGAGAGTGATTGGCTGTGAACACGGCTGTGAGGCTCTTGTGGACACCGGGACATCACTGATCCATGGCCCAGCAGGACCAGTCACCAACATCCAAAAGTTCATCCACGCCATGCCCTATGGTTCCGAG TATATGGTTTCATGTCCTGTCATCAGTATCCTGCCTCCTGTCATCTTCACCATCAATGGCATTGATTACTCAGTGCCTGCTGAAGCCTACATCCAAAAG ATTTCCAATAGCTTATGCCTTAGCACCTTTCATGGGGACGACACAGACAAATGGATCCTGGGTGACGTCTTCCTGAGGCTGTATTTCTCAGTTTATGACCGAGGAAATAACAGGATTGGCCTGGCTCCTGCTGTGTAA